The genome window TATAAACATGGACACCAATATCATTTACCAAGAAACTATTATCCAATGCACCTAAAGCCAAACTTCGAACACCTCCATTCGCAGCTTCCTCGAACTCCTCTATTGATCCTCGACTCCCTTTAAATGGAGCCGAATCCGTGCTATGATCCTTTGCATCTTCCCACATAGAATCATCTGCTACCTCAGGTTTCACCCATCCGATAAACTCCTTCCCATAAACCTTGACCTTGTTTTCCTCACTAGCTTCCATGCCATAAGCATTCTCAAACAAACAATTCTGAAACAGGGTAACGAAATTCCTATACTCATAATCACTCAGAAACTTCAAAGCCCAAACAGCTTTATCAACGAAATCAACTCTTCTTTGATCCCCAaacattttcatttgcatttcagtCGAAACCCGAACCCTAACTTTAGACCCCACTTCCAAAACCCACCCTGCACTGTCCAGTTCATCATCGTTGCCGTTGGTTTTAGCTGTCTTGACGAAATCATACGAAGTGAGCGTCTCAGAGATTACCCATTTGGCTTTGGGGGTGTTTCCTCCGATGTGAAGTAAGAGCTTTACGGGGTTTTTCAGATTGGGGTTTCCCTGTTGTTGGTAAGAACTGTATTTCAGTTTCAGGGATTTGAGTTTAGCATCGATTTCATCGAGGCCTTTGTGGGTACCTGAAGAGGATCCAGATTTCTGGTGATCACCTAAAGCGTCGTCGTATTGCTCCtcagcttcttcttcttcttcttcttcttcttcttcttcacaatCTGAATCTATGATGCCACCTTCATGGCTTTGAGAAGTGCCCATTTTCAGATTCAAATGATTTGCAGAAATGATTTCAGAGAGAGGTAAAccaccaaaattttcaaacaactaCCCATTTCAGAAAAAGGTGGTTTCAGTTAGCATTTTGGGTCAAATTCTGGTGTGGATCCCTCTACTATGCTCAAATTTATGATTcagtccttatattttaatttaacttagtAATTCAAGCCGTTGATTATTCCAATAATAACATTAAAGAAAAAGTAGAGGGACCATAAAATGCCAAATTagagtacagggactaaaattttcagcataatagaagtatcaaaatcacaatTTGACCAACATTTTATATAGGCTGGCCTTTGGCACTTTGAAATATAAATTGCAtgtattatgaataaaatgaagCACTAGATTGTAGCGTTAATGTGGAAAAAAATTCctgtaaaattatatatatatgtagcaCCAAAGTCCAAATATAATAGTGTTACAAGGCCTCAATTTCCAGGTAATTTCAATTGCCATTGCCTCTATTCTAAAACAGCATTGTTTAAACCATAATTACCTTGGCATTTGCATATCTTTGGCAACATTGACTGAGAAGCAATGCCACCCTAATCTATATCGTAAACAGAACAAACTAATCTCTATTAATGAAAGTCAATGGGAAGCATAAGAAGTGAGTAAAACAACGAAAGTGTAAAGATAAAAGACAATGGTTCACCATTCTTATAGAGCATCCTGAGCAGCAATGCGACATGTTATGGCATCTGCAATAGTGGACATTCCTAGCTCGGGGCCGAATATTTTGTAGTGCTGTAAGAGAAACACCACAAAATTGATAAATCAATTGATGAACAAGCTAGAAGAATATGATAAAGGCGATGGAAAATGAAACTGGGAGATCAAAAGGGTTCTCAAACCTTTAGTATCTAAGCTTGGTCTGCTCTTCCTTCCAACTCTTCTAAACCAATCTCTTTTCCATCGATAAGTTTCTTCACAGCTTTCATTTATTGGAAACTCTTAATGTAACATTAACGTCGAATATGCGGGATATAGTCGAAGATAGAAATAGTGAATAGCCACAAgcaaaacatgtatatatatgatacaGTACCACCTCATCACGAGAAGCATTAAATCATAACTCGAATCATCAGAGACACCACCTCTTTTCAAGGACTCTGTAATCTGGAAACAATTGTTAGTAACAGGAAAATGAGTAAAGTACTATAGTCATAAGCGAAGAACATTACATGCTTAGATACCAAGTAACTGTAAACAAACTCAGAATGCACTGGACTAAGCGCCTTACACGCTGCAACTAGAACAGGGAAAACATCTGGAATCTGTCGAAAGATCATCAAAACATGAGATACTAGAGAAAACCATACGAATCGATTCAAGATCAAAATTAAAGTCGGCTAGaaacataaaatagaaaactCAGGAATTCATACAAGTGATGCATTAAGATATGAAGCTTCAGGGTCCAGTTTCCCAGCTTGCATAGATTCTTTAAGTTCCCTACAAGGTAACAAAGCAAATTTTGGGCCAAATTACCCAATGTTAGCATTTTCAAAGGAATCCCATTATAAATAGCATCAATGGGGTTTGAAAATTCTCGATAAGCATAATCAAGGTGATGGGATTAAAACCCAATGGCTCATATTGATTGGAACTGACTTAAGAATTCATAATTGCATAAACTATCAACAAAAGAATAAGAACAATTAGAAACGACAGCGTAGAGATTACTTAGAGTTGGTGACGTCAATGAAGAGGGTAAGCGAGAGAGTGTTGCCATTGATTTCAAAAACCTTCATCTCTGCTTTCACCTTGCTTTTCTCCCCAAAAATCAATAATCAGAAACCCTGGAAATGGAGATTAGGGGTTTTTGGTTTGAGGTTCAGTCTCTTTTGTCAGCCTATAAACGTAATACGGCTGcgtttaattgaaaaaaaaagctaatatttcttttatcaaaaaggtaaatctattaattttagaatcatacaaaaaaaaaaaagaagcaaatacTCAGTTATAAATCGTGGATGACAAGCTTTATTAAcacaacaaaaattttaacatcaGCATCAATAAAACATTATGACACATTGATAATTGGCTTTGTCCAAACTCAAGCACAACATATCTATAATAattgcaagcacttaatactttaaaaaaattagcctGGATGGTCTAAAGCAGCGACcaaaaatcgacaaaagaatcgagcattcaccaaactagGGAGGGCGACAACAAAATCATCCCTAAAAAGCCTTGTAAAATTAAGATTATA of Gossypium raimondii isolate GPD5lz chromosome 3, ASM2569854v1, whole genome shotgun sequence contains these proteins:
- the LOC105796035 gene encoding uncharacterized protein LOC105796035, whose product is MKVFEINGNTLSLTLFIDVTNSKELKESMQAGKLDPEASYLNASLIPDVFPVLVAACKALSPVHSEFVYSYLITESLKRGGVSDDSSYDLMLLHYKIFGPELGMSTIADAITCRIAAQDAL